The Phacochoerus africanus isolate WHEZ1 chromosome 3, ROS_Pafr_v1, whole genome shotgun sequence genome window below encodes:
- the TEX51 gene encoding testis-expressed protein 51 yields MLLLLLSCILPPANGKSCLHCWPELPPLIDYDLQILWGTPGPPAELSQSQDHMEEAAGKLFTHIDQAIKKFQDDKSRLLEEVHALKQQFSQQLEEKSEKLKEKDISSTLEVINCANCKTHFLTCQDPTLCPAGTRRTFVWAVILALALPLAALAGDVTFSG; encoded by the exons ATGCTGCTTCTCCTGCTCAGCTGCATCCTGCCCCCTGCCAACGGGAAGAGCTGCCTGCACTGCTGGCCAGAGCTGCCCCCGCTGATTGACTATGACCTACAGATCCTTTGGGGTACCCCAGGGCCCCCCGCAGAGCTCTCCCAGA GTCAAGATCATATGGAGGAAGCAGCAGGAAAGTTATTCACTCACATAGATCAAGCTATTAAGAAGTTTCAAGATG ACAAATCAAGGCTCTTGGAAGAGGTCCATGCCCTGAAGcagcagttttcccagcagctgGAGGAGAAATCTGAGAAGCTAAAGGAGAAGG ACATTAGCTCCACACTGGAGGTCATCAACTGTGCCAACTGCAAGACACACTTCCTCACCTGCCAGGACCCCACGCTCTGCCCAG cagggaCCAGGAGGACCTTCGTATGGGCAGTGATCctggccctggctctgcccctggcAGCCCTTGCTGGAG ATGTTACATTTTCTggctga